The following proteins are encoded in a genomic region of Reichenbachiella sp.:
- a CDS encoding type II toxin-antitoxin system HicB family antitoxin — translation MLNYKVLFREEPEGGYTVFVPSLEGCITYGTNLEEAKINAKEAIELYIESLQSDSLPIPTDDNLLEMNLQVSHA, via the coding sequence ATGCTGAATTACAAAGTTTTGTTTCGAGAAGAACCTGAAGGAGGCTATACAGTTTTCGTACCTAGCCTTGAAGGCTGTATTACTTATGGAACTAACCTAGAAGAAGCTAAGATTAACGCCAAAGAGGCCATTGAATTGTATATTGAGTCGTTACAATCTGACTCTCTTCCTATTCCTACAGATGACAATTTACTTGAGATGAACTTGCAAGTCTCTCATGCCTGA